The proteins below come from a single Jaculus jaculus isolate mJacJac1 chromosome 12, mJacJac1.mat.Y.cur, whole genome shotgun sequence genomic window:
- the LOC123453561 gene encoding polyadenylate-binding protein 2-like, whose amino-acid sequence MTQQNVYGPLPCDSEISCQLDQIRNPVNPFWEPELVHDDPKDGAMDDLWREAIKAPAREEEEEAAKLRELHEEAWKQRTPSPGSAQEKTQADARSVHVGNVDYGATAQALEAHFHACGSVLRVTILCDRVTGHPKGFAYIEFSEEESARAALALDGSLFRGRQIKVVPKRTNIPGISSTDRGFPRARFRGRFRAHFGARRTHYSASPSPFYSAVNRRPRGRVYRGRARGRSSWYSPYWQ is encoded by the exons ATGACTCAGCAAAACGTCTATGGGCCTTTACCCTGTGATAGTGAAatcagttgtcaacttgatcagattaggaatccagtCAACCCATTCTGG GAGCCAGAGCTGGTCCACGACGATCCTAAGGACGGCGCCATGGATGACCTCTGGCGTGAAGCCATCAAAGCCCCagcgagggaggaggaggaagaggccgcCAAGCTGCGGGAGCTGCACGAGGAGGCCTGGAAGCAGAGGACGCCGAGCCCGGGGTCTGCGCAGGAGAAGACGCAGGCCGACGCCCGCTCCGTGCACGTGGGCAACGTGGACTACGGCGCCACGGCGCAGGCGCTGGAAGCCCACTTCCACGCGTGCGGCTCCGTCCTCCGTGTCACCATCCTCTGCGACAGGGTCACTGGCCATCCCAAAGGGTTCGCCTACATCGAGTTCTCAGAAGAGGAGTCGGCGCGCGCAGCTTTGGCCCTGGACGGGTCCCTGTTCCGTGGAAGACAAATCAAGGTGGTTCCAAAACGAACCAACATTCCGGGTATAAGCAGCACAGACCGCGGTTTTCCGCGTGCCCGCTTCCGTGGCCGCTTCCGTGCCCACTTCGGTGCCCGGCGCACCCACTACAGCGCTTCCCCATCTCCATTCTACAGTGCTGTGAACCGCAGGCCCCGAGGTCGAGTGTACAGGGGCCGGGCCAGAGGGAGATCATCGTGGTATTCCCCTTACTGGCAGTAA
- the LOC123453562 gene encoding polyadenylate-binding protein 2-like yields MDHYTQLPSNILFSKEEEEEESELVHNDPKGGAMEDLWREAINAPAREEEEEAAKLRELHEEAWKQRTPSPGSAQEKTQADARSVHVGNVDYGATAQALEAHFHACGSVLRVSILCDRVTGHPKGFAYVEFSEEESARAALALDGSLFRGRQIKVVPKRANIPGISSTDRGFPHVCFRGRFRAHFGARPADYSASPSPFYSAVNRRPQGRLYRGRARGRSSYSPYWT; encoded by the exons ATGGACCACTACACACAACTACCTTCAAACATTCTCTTCAGTAAGGAG gaggaggaggaagagtcagAGCTGGTCCACAACGATCCTAAGGGCGGAGCCATGGAGGACCTCTGGCGTGAAGCCATCAATGCCCCAgcgagggaggaggaagaagaggccgCCAAGCTGCGGGAGCTGCACGAGGAGGCCTGGAAGCAGAGGACGCCGAGCCCGGGGTCTGCGCAGGAGAAGACGCAGGCCGACGCCCGCTCCGTGCACGTGGGCAACGTGGACTACGGCGCCACCGCGCAGGCGCTGGAAGCCCACTTCCACGCGTGCGGCTCCGTCCTCCGCGTCTCCATCCTCTGCGACAGGGTCACTGGCCATCCCAAAGGGTTCGCCTACGTCGAGTTCTCGGAAGAGGAGTCGGCGCGGGCAGCTTTGGCCCTGGACGGGTCCCTGTTCCGTGGAAGACAAATCAAGGTGGTTCCCAAACGAGCCAACATTCCGGGTATAAGCAGCACAGACCGCGGTTTTCCCCATGTCTGCTTCCGTGGCCGCTTCCGTGCCCACTTCGGTGCCCGGCCTGCGGACTACAGCGCTTCCCCATCTCCATTCTACAGTGCTGTGAACCGCAGGCCCCAAGGTCGATTGTACAGGGGCCGGGCCAGAGGGAGATCATCGTATTCCCCTTACTGgacttaa
- the LOC101609232 gene encoding polyadenylate-binding protein 2-like yields the protein MGGPATGGLYIKEVPERQSCRGRGGSLVTISNISISNNIIIISSSSSSSSITSLSFISITVEEEPGLIQDDPRDGDMEDPWPEAIKAPVMEEEEEAAKLRELHEEAWKQRTPSPGSAQEKTQADARSVHVGNVDYGATAQALEAHFHACGSVLRVSILCDRVTGHPRGFAYIEFSEEESARAALALDGSLFRGRQIKVVPNRANRRGMSKADSGFPRAHFSARHTHYSPSPSPFYSAVNCRPGGQMYRGRASGRSWWYSPYWK from the exons ATGGGCGGTCCTGCGACTGGAGGCCTGTATATAAAGGAGGTCCCAGAGCGGCAGAgctgcagaggcagaggtggcagcCTCGTCACCATCAGCAACATCAGCATCAGcaacaacatcatcatcatcagcagcagcagcagcagcagcagcattacCAGCCTCAGTTTCATCAGCATCACT gtggaggaagagccAGGGCTTATCCAGGACGACCCCAGGGACGGCGACATGGAGGACCCCTGGCCTGAAGCCATCAAAGCCCcagtgatggaggaggaggaagaggccgcCAAGCTGCGGGAGCTGCACGAGGAGGCCTGGAAGCAGAGGACGCCGAGCCCGGGGTCTGCGCAGGAGAAGACGCAGGCCGACGCCCGCTCCGTGCACGTCGGCAACGTGGACTACGGCGCCACGGCACAGGCGCTGGAAGCCCACTTCCACGCGTGCGGCTCCGTCCTCCGCGTCTCCATCCTCTGCGACAGGGTCACTGGCCATCCCAGAGGGTTCGCCTACATCGAGTTCTCAGAAGAGGAGTCGGCGCGCGCAGCTTTGGCCCTGGACGGGTCCCTGTTCCGAGGAAGACAAATCAAGGTGGTTCCCAATCGAGCTAACAGGCGGGGCATGAGCAAAGCAGACAGCGGTTTCCC CCGTGCCCACTTCAGTGCCCGCCACACCCATTACAGCCCTTCCCCATCTCCGTTCTACAGTGCTGTGAACTGCAGGCCTGGAGGTCAAATGTACAGGGGCCGGGCCAGTGGGAGATCATGGTGGTATTCCCCTTACTGGAAGTAA